The proteins below come from a single Thermodesulforhabdaceae bacterium genomic window:
- a CDS encoding acyl-CoA dehydrogenase family protein, whose product MDFELTEEQKMMRDMVYKWALKELAPIQEKVDEEDWFPPDFFKKCAEIGILGITIDEKYGGLGSDVLTQTLVVEQMSRFAPGLAMTYAAHSNLCAHNIHRNANEYLKEKYLPPMIRGEKIGALALTEPNAGSDAMSIRTRAVKKGDKYILNGTKIFITNGPVADIFLVYAKTQPELGAKGISAFIVEKDFPGFSVSRKIRKCGMRGSPTGELVFDNCEVPAENLVGQENMGVHVMTSGLDVERIVLAGGSIGMAEQALEYAIQYAVEREQFGQLIANFQMIQQKLADMYARTEAARLLVYRAADLAQKSPRGGKGTELTKMAASAVLFASETATWVCNQAVQIHGGYGYCLEFPVQNLWRDAKLYEIGAGTNEIRRIIVARELTREAFARKAQR is encoded by the coding sequence ATGGATTTCGAGTTGACCGAAGAACAAAAGATGATGAGAGACATGGTTTATAAATGGGCTCTTAAAGAGCTTGCCCCTATTCAGGAGAAGGTTGACGAAGAAGATTGGTTTCCACCCGATTTCTTCAAGAAATGCGCAGAAATTGGCATTTTAGGAATAACCATTGATGAAAAATATGGTGGTTTAGGAAGCGACGTTTTGACTCAGACGCTTGTTGTGGAGCAGATGAGCCGTTTTGCTCCTGGTCTTGCTATGACTTATGCAGCTCACTCCAATCTCTGTGCTCACAACATTCACCGTAACGCCAATGAGTATCTCAAAGAAAAGTATCTACCTCCCATGATTCGAGGCGAAAAGATAGGAGCCCTTGCTCTAACCGAACCAAACGCTGGTTCAGATGCCATGAGCATCAGGACTAGAGCGGTTAAAAAGGGCGATAAATATATTCTTAACGGCACCAAGATCTTCATCACCAATGGTCCCGTGGCGGATATCTTTCTTGTTTATGCAAAGACTCAACCAGAACTGGGAGCAAAGGGCATTTCAGCTTTTATTGTAGAAAAAGATTTTCCCGGTTTTTCTGTTTCGAGAAAGATCCGAAAGTGCGGCATGCGGGGATCGCCAACAGGCGAGTTGGTTTTTGATAACTGCGAAGTTCCGGCGGAAAATCTTGTGGGGCAGGAGAATATGGGAGTTCATGTTATGACCAGCGGACTTGACGTAGAACGAATTGTGCTCGCCGGTGGAAGCATCGGTATGGCTGAACAGGCTCTGGAATATGCGATTCAGTATGCTGTAGAACGAGAACAATTCGGGCAGCTTATCGCAAATTTCCAGATGATCCAGCAGAAGTTGGCTGATATGTATGCCAGGACCGAAGCAGCGAGGCTTCTTGTCTATCGTGCCGCCGATCTTGCTCAGAAATCTCCTCGAGGTGGTAAAGGAACGGAACTTACCAAGATGGCTGCATCGGCAGTTCTTTTTGCTTCGGAAACCGCCACATGGGTTTGTAATCAGGCTGTTCAGATTCATGGCGGTTATGGCTACTGTCTTGAGTTCCCTGTTCAAAATCTGTGGCGAGATGCAAAACTTTACGAAATCGGCGCTGGAACAAATGAAATCCGCCGTATCATTGTAGCTCGCGAACTTACAAGAGAAGCCTTTGCTAGAAAGGCTCAGCGTTAA
- a CDS encoding spore photoproduct lyase family protein — protein MATENNQSYDEIFVEEPVLESPLLRELHKTLPSADFHVIPSELDWKYITPKDPSRTLLVVRFKGRFLRSCPATRFYHCCGYTILHFAENCSLNCTYCILQAYLNQPYLKIFGNLDEMFDEVGKILNQHRNTLFRVGTGEFTDSLLLDPWIGYSEQVVPFFARQPNAVLELKTKTLFVDRLKHLDHSGHTIVSWSLNAPSISIHEEEKAATLDQRLDAALKCLDWGYFLGFHFDPLFFFPGWEDEYDFTVKRLFENIPPDRIVYISLGAFRFMPELKEKVLSNKPRWRLISGEFVSSPDGKKRYFVDIRVKLYRFMLDRIRSFAPDVCVYLCMENSSVWKRVFGFSPDEKGGLPALLDNAVKKTMKIGTDCLYSAASLFLKKPQPT, from the coding sequence ATGGCGACCGAGAATAACCAGTCTTACGATGAAATTTTTGTAGAAGAGCCGGTCCTTGAAAGTCCCTTATTAAGAGAACTGCATAAGACTCTACCTTCAGCCGATTTTCACGTTATCCCTTCCGAATTAGACTGGAAATATATCACACCCAAAGACCCTTCTAGAACTTTGCTGGTTGTCAGGTTTAAAGGACGGTTTTTGAGATCCTGCCCGGCTACCAGATTCTACCACTGTTGTGGTTACACCATTCTTCATTTTGCTGAAAATTGTTCTCTAAATTGCACCTACTGCATTCTTCAAGCCTACCTGAACCAGCCTTACCTTAAAATATTCGGGAACTTAGATGAAATGTTTGATGAAGTGGGAAAAATTTTAAACCAGCACCGAAATACGTTATTTCGAGTTGGAACTGGGGAGTTTACGGATTCACTTCTTCTCGATCCCTGGATTGGATATTCCGAACAAGTTGTCCCTTTTTTTGCCCGCCAGCCCAATGCCGTGCTGGAACTCAAGACAAAAACCCTTTTCGTTGATCGACTGAAACACCTTGATCATAGTGGACACACCATAGTTAGCTGGTCTTTGAACGCTCCATCCATTTCAATTCACGAGGAAGAAAAAGCCGCTACTCTTGATCAACGCCTTGATGCGGCCCTTAAGTGTTTGGATTGGGGTTATTTTCTTGGTTTTCACTTTGATCCCTTGTTTTTCTTCCCGGGTTGGGAGGACGAATATGATTTCACAGTAAAAAGGCTTTTTGAAAATATTCCCCCGGATCGAATAGTCTATATCAGCCTGGGAGCTTTCAGGTTTATGCCGGAATTGAAAGAGAAAGTTTTAAGCAATAAACCCAGGTGGAGACTCATAAGCGGCGAATTTGTTTCTAGCCCCGATGGGAAAAAGCGGTATTTTGTGGACATTCGAGTAAAACTTTATCGGTTTATGCTGGATCGGATTCGATCTTTTGCTCCAGATGTGTGCGTATATCTTTGCATGGAAAATAGTTCAGTCTGGAAAAGAGTTTTTGGGTTTAGCCCAGATGAAAAAGGTGGACTTCCTGCACTGCTCGACAATGCGGTAAAAAAGACGATGAAAATTGGGACGGACTGTCTTTACTCGGCAGCGTCCCTTTTTTTGAAAAAACCTCAGCCGACTTAG
- a CDS encoding FlgO family outer membrane protein, translating to MRMLKTVSEKTIKIRIRLTILICLFAIFLLWSDIVWAGCDEGKRLFIESLNVTNIDERIRLLKKAIEVCPDMEEAYNNLGLALEEKGLLDEALNAYRKASELKPDFPHPLAGVGDIYRKRQQYAEAIKAYRRFLDLASSKEVQKKYPDVTNYVSLIEGNLKDCETKLKPQEKQAEEPGDADESSQLVTAQAITEALTKKTRGVSAAPSIPIKIHFATNSANISPKSHRQLEEIARALNDPNLRDSKILIEGHTDNVGSDAYNLELSMKRAESVKKYLVERFSIDPNRLETKGFGSSRPVASNDTSWGRAQNRRVELVNIGSIKSEESQKVFSQDKETVQAQPVQDVESSRPVETASSTSGSKQVESTKPEREPIKLAVLELDFLERSGRQDPMGRMIAEFLTTAAVDSGRFSIVERSLLEKVMKELELGQTGIVEEGKAREIGRMVGAEAILTGSVSRLGNTMRIDVRLIDVESGKIMAAANEITEGDLQALSRACSSLVNKILAKLR from the coding sequence ATGAGGATGTTGAAAACGGTCTCGGAAAAAACTATAAAAATCCGTATCAGACTGACGATTTTAATTTGTTTGTTTGCAATCTTTTTGCTTTGGTCTGATATTGTCTGGGCAGGATGTGATGAGGGTAAACGCCTCTTTATTGAGAGTTTAAATGTAACAAACATTGATGAGCGGATACGTCTTCTAAAAAAAGCGATAGAAGTCTGTCCCGATATGGAAGAAGCATACAACAACCTGGGACTTGCTCTTGAAGAAAAAGGCCTTCTAGATGAAGCCCTTAACGCATATCGTAAAGCTTCGGAATTAAAACCAGACTTTCCTCATCCTCTAGCCGGTGTTGGGGATATTTATAGGAAAAGGCAACAATACGCTGAAGCGATCAAAGCTTATCGGCGGTTTCTCGATCTTGCGAGTTCTAAGGAAGTGCAGAAAAAATATCCTGATGTGACAAATTATGTATCCTTGATTGAAGGAAATCTTAAAGACTGCGAAACTAAACTTAAGCCTCAGGAAAAACAAGCGGAGGAGCCTGGTGATGCTGATGAATCATCCCAGCTTGTAACTGCTCAGGCCATTACAGAAGCCCTTACTAAAAAAACCCGAGGTGTTAGTGCAGCTCCAAGCATTCCTATAAAAATCCATTTTGCTACGAACAGTGCAAACATATCGCCAAAATCACATCGCCAGTTAGAAGAAATTGCTCGAGCTTTGAATGACCCAAACCTTAGAGATTCAAAGATACTCATAGAAGGACACACTGATAACGTTGGAAGTGATGCCTATAACCTTGAACTTTCCATGAAGCGTGCAGAAAGTGTTAAGAAATACCTCGTAGAGCGTTTTAGTATTGACCCAAATCGACTGGAAACGAAAGGCTTTGGATCGTCTAGACCTGTGGCTTCTAATGATACATCCTGGGGACGAGCTCAAAACAGGCGAGTTGAGTTGGTAAACATCGGTTCCATAAAATCCGAAGAGTCTCAGAAGGTTTTTTCTCAAGATAAAGAGACTGTTCAAGCACAGCCTGTCCAAGATGTAGAATCATCCAGGCCAGTGGAAACGGCTTCATCAACATCAGGATCTAAACAGGTAGAGTCAACAAAGCCGGAAAGAGAACCTATAAAGCTTGCAGTGCTTGAACTGGACTTTCTAGAAAGATCGGGACGTCAGGATCCCATGGGGCGCATGATAGCTGAATTCCTTACAACGGCAGCTGTGGATAGTGGTCGTTTTAGTATCGTGGAACGAAGTCTACTTGAAAAGGTTATGAAAGAACTTGAACTTGGTCAGACCGGGATTGTAGAAGAAGGAAAAGCTCGCGAAATAGGTCGTATGGTAGGAGCTGAAGCCATACTTACGGGATCGGTTAGCCGTTTAGGAAACACTATGAGAATCGATGTAAGACTGATTGATGTAGAATCTGGCAAGATTATGGCTGCTGCAAATGAAATTACAGAAGGAGATTTACAAGCACTTTCCAGAGCCTGCAGTTCGCTGGTTAACAAGATCTTGGCCAAACTTAGATGA
- a CDS encoding caspase family protein — protein MNRVIKLLVNRRIALLFGLFFACFAAVGISLAEQAPSQSSSEPVLKIQAPVHTASIRKVKSDPLGTYLVTASYDQTVKVWDGATGDLRATLHPPIGEGNEGKIYAVAMSSDGKQVACGGFTGKQWDGKFSVYVFDWHSGIMLRRLGGLPQPVLDLAYSPDGKYLAVGLAKNQGIRIYNAEDYSIVFEDFQYGGSVYGVDFDRQGRLVTVSDDGFIRLYRKDFSLIAKQKTPGRGPFSVSFNQNGSLIAVGYTDSPKVDVFSGDNLKLEFSPSVQGISNGNLSSVAWLSNGRLCAAGRWSLQNGINPVRCWENGGKGAFKDISTDSRDTILSLRSLPNNQLVFVSGDPSIGKIGRDDTIKFFNPPVTADFRDKQEEFLINSDGSEIAFGFFWSGSNYKGLFSINDRYLEINPKKLDAFKPPITKGLPITNWKNSDKPLFKNKPIALDPNERIYCMAISPDMQGFVLGGDWSLRLFDGNGSQKWKFTTPSPVRAVNISQDRRLVVAAYTDGTIRWHRLRDGALVLSLFIVPHTEQWVLWTPSGYYDASAGAEQYIGWHINRGPNKEADFFPISRFRSTYYRPDLSLAILKTLDEREALKYAEKEWGKKADKDIVKPSEILPPVVRILSPPKDYKTDAKEINLKLSLKSSADAPVKAIRVMIDGRPAKIEEGEWAAGKEVVQELTLPIPPQDSLISVVAMNKHGASEASIVRVRYGTPEETLVAKADVPSDTEAVQKSRSLETKPPLEEKAKEDGKFIIMPNLYVLAVGVSKYQKENMQLIFPAKDAMDFAKTIESQKGRLYKDVITKVIVDEQATRENILDGLEWIRKSTKPTDVAMIFLAGHGLTDNLNQVYYFMPVNGDPERLMATGVSAHSIQETLASINGKVILFLDACYSANILKDKKTRGVGVGVTSDVSGVVNQLIRAENGVVVFASSSKTQKSFEAPEWGNGAFTKALIEGLSGKMPTIKSGKVTVAMLYYHIMETVATLTNGNQTPIFQMPDNVPDFPIVLVDKT, from the coding sequence ATGAATAGAGTAATTAAGTTATTAGTGAACAGAAGAATAGCCTTGTTATTTGGGTTATTTTTTGCCTGTTTTGCTGCTGTTGGGATTTCCCTGGCTGAACAGGCTCCTTCGCAGTCTTCGTCTGAACCTGTTTTGAAAATTCAGGCGCCTGTTCATACTGCAAGTATTAGAAAAGTAAAATCGGATCCTTTGGGAACCTATCTTGTTACAGCTTCCTATGACCAGACAGTAAAGGTCTGGGATGGTGCTACCGGTGATTTGCGAGCTACGCTTCATCCCCCCATCGGTGAAGGGAACGAAGGAAAAATTTACGCCGTTGCTATGTCTTCCGATGGAAAACAGGTTGCTTGTGGCGGATTTACAGGCAAACAGTGGGATGGGAAGTTTTCTGTTTATGTTTTTGATTGGCATTCTGGGATTATGTTACGCCGTCTTGGCGGTCTTCCTCAGCCGGTGCTGGATCTAGCCTATTCCCCCGATGGTAAATACCTTGCTGTGGGTCTTGCAAAGAATCAAGGCATACGAATCTACAACGCTGAAGATTACAGTATTGTTTTTGAAGACTTCCAGTATGGTGGTTCTGTTTATGGTGTAGATTTTGACCGCCAGGGAAGACTTGTAACAGTTTCTGATGATGGCTTTATACGGCTTTATAGAAAAGACTTTTCACTTATTGCGAAGCAAAAAACACCAGGACGTGGTCCCTTTTCTGTTTCTTTCAATCAGAACGGTTCTCTTATTGCTGTGGGTTATACGGATTCTCCCAAAGTGGATGTTTTTTCGGGGGATAATCTAAAACTGGAATTTTCGCCATCGGTTCAGGGTATATCAAATGGAAACCTGAGTAGTGTTGCCTGGCTAAGCAATGGTAGGCTCTGTGCCGCCGGACGCTGGAGCTTACAAAACGGTATAAATCCTGTTCGGTGCTGGGAAAACGGGGGCAAAGGGGCTTTTAAGGATATTTCTACAGACAGTCGAGATACAATTCTTAGTTTAAGAAGCCTTCCCAATAATCAGCTAGTTTTTGTTTCAGGTGATCCTTCCATAGGAAAAATAGGCAGAGACGACACTATTAAATTTTTCAACCCCCCGGTTACTGCTGACTTTAGAGACAAACAAGAAGAATTTCTCATAAATTCTGATGGTTCTGAAATAGCCTTTGGTTTTTTCTGGTCAGGATCAAATTATAAGGGCCTTTTTTCTATAAACGACCGGTATTTGGAAATTAACCCTAAAAAACTTGATGCGTTTAAGCCTCCGATAACCAAAGGGCTTCCTATTACAAACTGGAAAAATAGCGACAAGCCTCTTTTCAAGAATAAGCCTATAGCCTTAGATCCTAATGAGCGAATTTACTGTATGGCTATAAGCCCGGATATGCAAGGATTTGTGTTGGGAGGCGATTGGTCTCTTAGACTTTTTGATGGAAACGGTTCCCAGAAATGGAAATTCACTACGCCTTCCCCTGTCCGTGCAGTTAACATTTCTCAGGATAGAAGGCTTGTTGTAGCTGCCTACACCGACGGCACTATAAGATGGCACAGGTTAAGAGATGGCGCTTTAGTGCTGAGCCTTTTTATTGTTCCTCACACTGAACAATGGGTGTTGTGGACTCCTTCCGGATATTACGACGCTTCCGCTGGAGCAGAACAATACATTGGATGGCATATTAATCGTGGTCCTAATAAGGAAGCTGATTTCTTCCCTATATCGAGATTCCGATCAACTTATTATCGCCCAGACTTGTCTTTAGCTATACTTAAAACACTGGATGAGCGTGAAGCTCTAAAGTATGCCGAAAAGGAATGGGGAAAGAAAGCCGATAAGGATATCGTTAAACCGTCAGAGATTCTACCTCCTGTTGTTCGTATCTTAAGTCCACCCAAAGATTATAAGACTGATGCAAAAGAAATAAACCTTAAGCTTTCTTTGAAATCTTCGGCTGATGCACCAGTAAAAGCCATAAGGGTAATGATTGACGGAAGACCTGCGAAAATTGAAGAAGGAGAGTGGGCTGCTGGGAAGGAGGTTGTTCAAGAGCTTACACTGCCAATTCCTCCACAGGATTCGCTAATATCTGTAGTCGCTATGAATAAACACGGAGCAAGTGAAGCGTCTATAGTTAGAGTGCGATACGGAACCCCTGAGGAGACTCTAGTTGCTAAAGCCGATGTTCCTTCTGATACTGAAGCGGTTCAAAAATCTAGGTCATTAGAAACCAAGCCCCCTCTTGAGGAAAAGGCAAAAGAGGACGGTAAATTTATTATTATGCCCAACTTGTATGTGCTGGCGGTTGGAGTTAGCAAATATCAAAAAGAAAACATGCAACTTATTTTCCCGGCAAAGGATGCTATGGATTTTGCTAAAACAATAGAAAGTCAAAAAGGAAGGCTATATAAGGATGTTATTACGAAAGTTATTGTGGACGAACAAGCAACCAGGGAAAATATTTTGGATGGATTGGAATGGATAAGGAAAAGTACCAAACCTACAGATGTTGCAATGATATTTCTTGCTGGTCATGGGCTTACTGATAATCTTAACCAGGTTTATTATTTCATGCCAGTTAATGGTGATCCGGAAAGACTAATGGCAACTGGCGTCTCAGCTCACTCAATTCAAGAAACCTTGGCTTCAATAAATGGAAAGGTTATTCTGTTTTTAGACGCCTGTTACTCAGCTAATATTCTAAAAGATAAAAAAACAAGGGGTGTAGGTGTGGGAGTTACAAGCGATGTTTCAGGGGTGGTTAATCAACTTATAAGAGCGGAAAACGGGGTCGTAGTATTTGCTTCTTCTTCTAAAACTCAAAAATCTTTTGAAGCTCCTGAATGGGGTAATGGTGCTTTCACAAAAGCGTTGATTGAAGGTCTTTCGGGAAAGATGCCCACTATTAAGTCAGGTAAGGTTACTGTTGCCATGCTTTATTATCACATAATGGAAACAGTGGCCACATTGACGAATGGAAATCAAACTCCAATTTTTCAAATGCCAGATAATGTCCCGGACTTTCCAATTGTTTTGGTTGATAAAACTTAA
- a CDS encoding glycine zipper domain-containing protein yields MVFRRIVSLIVVVAFISVTVGCATTPEGQQQQQAAVTGGAVGALTGGLIGYMVGGKKGAAIGAVAGAALGALTAWAIEKRNQAMREAALQNKPIVIVKEDQTEKVVAEPVDQGKIIEEPGGKKVRPVRVRTYKIDPKTKKEEVTSDTVEKVPLE; encoded by the coding sequence ATGGTGTTCAGAAGGATTGTTTCTCTAATTGTTGTGGTGGCTTTTATTTCGGTGACGGTTGGATGCGCAACCACACCCGAAGGTCAACAGCAACAACAGGCAGCAGTTACCGGAGGCGCTGTGGGAGCCCTTACTGGTGGATTAATCGGATACATGGTGGGAGGTAAAAAAGGAGCAGCTATTGGTGCTGTGGCTGGTGCGGCTCTTGGAGCTTTGACCGCCTGGGCTATCGAAAAACGAAATCAGGCTATGCGTGAAGCGGCACTTCAAAATAAGCCCATTGTTATTGTTAAAGAAGATCAAACTGAAAAGGTAGTTGCGGAACCCGTAGATCAGGGTAAAATTATAGAAGAACCTGGTGGGAAAAAGGTTAGACCAGTTAGAGTTCGCACATACAAAATTGATCCCAAGACTAAAAAGGAAGAGGTTACTAGCGATACTGTAGAAAAAGTTCCGCTTGAGTGA